In Halobaculum rubrum, the following are encoded in one genomic region:
- a CDS encoding DUF6293 family protein: MQTHVVPVGFDYDRLIAPLVRDQFDVDRVVLLEGAVGSEANVEYSRNLSQKLETDFRNLLGAETERVPIADVYDYDAAFEQAYDLINEELDAGREVWVNVSSMPRPVSFAFATAAHSVTLERQADRDRIHTYYTAPEKYLETELAEELRADRDLLRTMLAAVEGGDGVDPDAADAVDADRVRERLSTATDLLAEFDERGTTIGAKKVDGKHIIELPVASFSNVKPFEEVILYKLGEDGEFESVSELAKALAAELNEEYTDSFRSKVIYNVDRLGPGGKGYIEQESHGKSYRTRLSRIGELWVRAHADSEGE; the protein is encoded by the coding sequence ATGCAGACGCACGTCGTCCCGGTCGGCTTCGACTACGACCGACTCATCGCGCCGCTCGTCCGCGATCAGTTCGACGTGGACCGCGTCGTGCTGCTGGAGGGGGCCGTCGGGAGCGAGGCGAACGTCGAGTACTCCCGGAACCTCTCGCAGAAACTGGAGACGGACTTTCGGAACCTGCTCGGGGCCGAGACCGAGCGCGTGCCGATCGCCGACGTGTACGACTACGACGCCGCCTTCGAGCAGGCGTACGATCTCATCAACGAGGAGCTCGATGCGGGCCGGGAGGTGTGGGTGAACGTCTCCTCGATGCCCCGGCCCGTCTCGTTCGCGTTCGCGACCGCGGCCCACTCGGTCACGCTGGAGCGGCAGGCCGACCGCGACCGCATCCACACCTACTACACCGCGCCCGAGAAGTACCTCGAAACCGAGTTGGCCGAGGAGCTTCGCGCGGACCGCGACCTCCTGCGAACCATGCTGGCGGCCGTCGAGGGGGGCGACGGCGTCGACCCCGACGCGGCCGACGCGGTCGACGCCGACCGCGTCCGCGAGCGGCTCTCGACGGCGACGGACCTGCTCGCGGAGTTCGACGAGCGCGGGACGACCATCGGCGCCAAGAAGGTCGACGGCAAACACATCATCGAGCTCCCGGTCGCGTCCTTCTCCAACGTGAAGCCCTTCGAGGAGGTGATCCTGTACAAGCTCGGCGAGGACGGCGAGTTCGAGTCGGTCAGCGAGCTCGCGAAGGCGCTGGCGGCCGAGCTGAACGAGGAGTACACCGACTCGTTCCGCTCGAAGGTCATCTACAACGTCGACCGCCTCGGCCCCGGCGGGAAGGGGTACATCGAACAGGAGTCCCACGGGAAGTCCTACCGGACCCGCCTCTCCCGGATCGGGGAGCTGTGGGTCCGCGCCCACGCCGACAGCGAGGGCGAGTGA